gattttaacgtaatcgtgaacaaacataatgcatggagtcccttgtagagaaacgtgttctaaacatgtaatgcaatataacaattaacataatcatgcaacataataaaggtacactaccatagaacattaaagagattgtgagataaactacttactgtgatctagttattctttattattctttatgatttgatagcttttctcttttagcctcacagaacttcctcactcacacgattatttgttactgagatttgtttgagaatgggttaaatcttcgacaaagggtcctatttatagtagtttttaactcttctcagtgtgacaaatcatcctacaggtggcttctttaaaattacttagggtttaaggattcctctcaataagacatctaatcttggctaacgtttgcccttacgtcatcattctttatttgtattcaattttagggtttttctatgtataatctataagattgtggccaaattcaatgcataatccacgcttctgtccaaatcttgctctctttgttctcagaatctcgctctctccacctttctcgctggtttggctctcgcgaCTCTCGCTGTCGCTGTCGCTGGTcgtgctctcgctctcgctcccgctcccgctctccctcccgctctcgctctcgctctctcccattgtctcactgagaatctcgctctttttactctcactctctccactctcgctctcttcaattttttttctccaatttcgctagttttcacgcgtggttgccttcactgcttgtggactccacttcttctttttaactctttcaaattttaagagtatatgagcaattaattcacctccaattcttccaatgagtagtgtccaaacaaaagttatctactgtCCGTTGTCTCCTAAATTAGCTAGTGTCCAACTtccaattaatcctccctgattctgctcccttattcattatttttggataatgaataaatttccaattaatccaataaatttccaatttctaattattcatcattattattattatttttcttctaaattttcatccctttaaataaaatttcgtcctatttaatatttgacatttaatttcctgtatgcgtacaaatctgggttGTTACATTTAGTTCAAAGACGATAATGGAAGAAGtaccatatattatagataACATACCTGTTGCTTGAGAAGTGGATGAAAACGAGGCTCAATAGTATAAATTGTTTGGTGAGAATGCATTTTAGTTGAAGGCACTGTTATGCAATCATGACAATAGAAACCCATAAGCTCTGGTAGATGTTGAAGTATCAGAGAACGCAACTCAGGAAACTCAATCATGTTCTTCTCATCCCACTTATCACCATGCATGTCTGTTTCTTTGCTAGTTTCCATGACATCACATTCACTAATCTCCAGCTTTTGAAGATGTATAAGGCCTCTGCCCATGAAAGATgggaaaacaaattttaatctaTTACAGCTTTCAACTTCTACTCTTTTCAAGTTACAGGACATTTGTGGAAGCCTTCGACGACAAATGCTTCCAAGTTTAGCTAGATTTTTCAGAAATAAGGACTCCAGCAATGGAAAGGCACTGTGTAGATGCTGCATATTATCTGATTTGACAACACTCACAATCTCAACATTGTTATTGACACGCAAACACTTCAATTTGGGATAGCCTTTGTGGTCTAGACTGAATAGAATATTCTTCACACTTTCTAATTCATCCAGGTACAGATCTTCAGTATTCTCTAGTAGCGCTTGAATTGCATCCTGTCTCTGAATGCTTGTGTCAAGCTTAAGTTTCAGGGTCTTTGGAGTTTCATACTTGCCTGACCAATCCCAACCATCTCCAATTAGTATTCTGTAACCACTCAATTGCCTGAAAAGAGAGGCATTTGGTAGAATGATGGGGTTTGGAATGTGGACATGTAGAGTGGTTAACCGTGGCAGATTGTCTAATTCAGAAATACTTGCATTAATATTTCCCTCCTCCATCTGTCCTACATTCCAATGTTTAAAACTATTGTCCATGTATAGCTCAGACAACCCTGTCAACCTGGACAACAGGTTAGCAGGGATCACCTTGAGTTTTGAACAATCAGACAAgttcaacattttcaaattggtAAGTTCCCCAATTACTCTAGGGAGTGCAATAATATCAGATGCTCTCAAGCTAAGAATTTCAAGCTTTTTCAATTCACCAACTATAGACATATCCGGCAAAACACAGTCATCTAGACACAATGTTTGAAGGTTTACCAGTTGGTTGATTGATGATGGAAGCCGCTGAATACATAAACCAGTCAGGTCCAAAACTCTTAGTTCCTGCATACCTGCAAAAAAAATTTCAGGTAATCGCAAAGATGTTCTTTTTCCCACCAATAATAGGAACCTAAGCTGTGGACATATAAATTCTGGGAGTTCAGAGTGATCACTGCAGCCTAATGAGATTGCAGTGTAATCTTTGAACTCGTCCATTGGGGGCCACAAACTCTCTCCAGCACCATGTCTAACCAAATACTTGGACTTCGTTTTTGACGCAATCAAAATTGCTGTATCTCGAACTATATCGTGCATTTTCACGAAATCACTATCAGCCCCATCAAGCAACAAATGAGAAGTCTTGAGCTCATCAACCAAAGAAAGTATTCTCCATTTTGCCACTGCTAGAGAACTCATGCTGTTTAATAACCCCAAACCCATGGCATACATCAACAAGTATTTGATGTTAATTGGATAATCTTCCGGAAACAAGCTACATAGTAAGAACAATGACCTGGCTTCGTCTCTGTTTAGAGATTTATAACTCAATTTCAGAGACAAATATGTCGCTTTATTCACCCCATAGTTATTGGGTTGGTCGGGAAACTTCATTTCTTGCAAAGCATCGTTCCACCTTGGGCGCCCTTTACCTTTCGAGGCTTGTCCAACAGTTGCAAGAGAAAGCGGCAATCCTCCACATTCATCTGCCAGTTCAGTAGCAACAGCTTCCATTTCAGGATCAGTATCATTAGAAGATTCAACAGGATCACATACCATCTTGTTGAAAAAATTCCTTGCTTCCCTTTTTGACAGAATATTGATCTTGATATTTTTCTGAGTACCAAAATCATTGAAAAACACATCATCCTTTCTAGAAGTTACAAGTATCTTGCATCCCTTGTGATGGCTAGAAATTCCAACAGCTTCCAAATCAAGCTTAATCCAGACATCATCCAAAATCACTAAAACCTTCTTCTCCATCTCCAACCTTCGACGTAATCGATCGGCCCTCACTCGTTCTTTTTCCTCCTCAAATTTCAACCCTAACTGATCAGCAATCTCCCCCTGTATTCTCTTAACATTTGGATTCTGCTTTACAGTCACCATTGCTATAGCATCAAAAAGCTTTCCCTCCTTGACTAATCTTGCAATTTCTTCAACTAGGGTAGTTTTCCCTACTCCCCCCATCCCATGAACCACAATCACGCTCGCATTAGCATCACCAAGCGCTTCGATTATCTCCTTTAGAATCGAAACCCTAGATTCAAAGGCTTCGAACTTCTTATTGTTGTTTAGCGTCATAATTTCCTGTGGAGGTTTACGAAACCCAACCCTCTCGAAACTCCCTCCTTCAATGGCCTTAACTAGCTCCTCTACTAAGTCGATGGCGTGAtagcatattccaccatcgaaGACTTCGCCCGTTCGCTTCGTTGAAAAACCTATCGACATCTTCGGTAAATTGACCAGCAATGCTCAACCATTCGGTAACCATAATTTCGATATCGTCTCCATTGCTTTTGGCGGTGTCGACGGAGTGTTGAACAAAATCTCTGGTTTCCACTAGcttcttcccttgatctttgAGTTCATTCACATTGCTTCTGAAGTGGAGCAAGTAATCTAGTTGCCGGAAAACTGGATCCACCGTGCAGTTGGTGATTTTTTCTCCGATTGGATTCACGATGGCGCCTGCACAAATCTccatttttgcttcttcttcttctttgtcttCGTCTTCGTCTGCTCTGCAGAGAAATGTGTGAGAAAAATGGAGTTCATCTTCGCATTCACGTTAATCATTTCAAGCGCGGAAATTTTGAATCTGCTTattcaaatatcataacaagATACCTGCTTGGTGCTTGTTGAAAAGTTCAACCTATTAAAATATcctaacttattattattattttttaactgGATAGTTTGACACTGCAAATATCTTGTTAGAGATGGTCATATCTATCATAATTGATGATCATATCTATTGAGATCTTTATTTTTCTCCACTCTATCATAATATTCATCGAAAGCATGTCaaaatatgagaaaaataaaaattgcgATAGATATGACCATCGTATTAGAACTACGATAGACATCGTCATCTCTAACGCGATAATATATAAAACGAGGTAGTGCGCTTAGACATAAGTAGAATGTTACATTTTATTTATGGTTTGATATTCCACCtttacaatagttgaatttgaTTGTCAAAACGAATATAACTCAACTGACATAATAGATATTTCAGCCACCAAGAAGTCTATGGTTTGAGTCCACCGACTTCTATTCTACTAAAATAGTTAAggatattctatatatatatatataatatgtggGGTGAGAGATCAAACTTCAAATCTTAATAGTATAAATTCAGTTGAGCTATGTTCACGTTGACACCAATCAATTTTAAGTCAGTAAATCTTTGATTATTGCACAAGACACAAACAAATCAACAATGAATTGttagtattatttaaattaaatgctTATACTATAAGATTTGTAGGCCAACATGAGCTTCATTGTATCATTTGCtaagtatatatattatattgcatctattatattttatatggaaAAAATTGTCTCTCGTTCTCTTATTTTGAATCTAGTTTCCATTTAgtctttcaatttcaaaatattacattttttactcatgagtgtttttttttttttaagttaagtcctgtttctaaattttattttgttagatTTCAAATGttacattattttcatttgatgtCTAggttcaagatttacacttttatcCTGAATtactaaatattcattttcagTCCTTAgctttaatttcaatttgttaattcaagaaattaaattaatagtaaTTAAAGTAGTTTTCACTAATTCTATGCTACaattaaaactaataaaaaaaagtatcatattgtaattattttaaattgattcacAGAAAGTTAAGATAAAAGATCAAAAGTGAGCATTAGTGAGAACCAAACTAAGAGATAAATGCATAAActataaaaatttagagaccaaatagaaactaaactcaaaattcaagtATAAGAATATAACCTATTAAAACTTATggaccaaattaaaattaaatttacgtAAAAGCGtagcattttgaaatttagaaattgaatagaaactaaactcaaaatctATAGACCAAAAAGATAGTCCAttatataacttattttttctccatcttttttagtaaaaaaaaatgtaagataTTGAGATTTAAGTATCTGATCTCGACGGAATGAATACATTTTAATTACAAGCTATGCTCATATTAgctatatttttatgttttaaatactaTAGTTTGTAGCTAAGAAAATACAAAATGTAAACAATGAATAAGAAGTtttgtagaaaataaaatataaaaaagaacatTTTACAATATCAATAGTTTTATCaagtaaaagtaataaaaatcaccaaaacttaaaatttaataggaaatataaatcaaattaaaatttaataaaatttggtttattaacatataaaaaatttgttttgaaacaattatatatatatatatatatatatatattccaaaaaaaaaaaatttgattatgATTGGTCATAATACAGCTATAATGACACCAACAAAATATCAGTTAGTTGACTTTTAAATTCTTACATCTTTCCAAATATCTTAGGCCACTtaaaattattacaaacaaGTGGCTGCATTTCGTTGaatttttggtaaaaaaaaaattctaacctcaaaattaataaaatacataTTTGATATCAATTGAACTATACTCATTTTAGCAAAACTTTTAACAGTAAATTCCACCAATGACTATATTTATTTACCAAGTTAGAACCTATCATGTTTGGATATTTAACATGTGAGTTGAGTTAGAACcaatcatattttttaaaaaaaagatagaacatatcatttgtaaatattttgattcatttttctatatttaaaaacgatcctaaaaaaaatatatgaaaaatatctatatttttttacatCAAAGATTTATAGCTGGAGAATAAATATAAGTCACCTCAACAGTCTCTTAAATAGTTAACGAAATCCTAACGGTGGGaccaaaataaatactttttaaaagtttatgaacTAAAATAGACGTTTTTGAAAGTCTATGaaccaaaatagaataagaaCCAAAGTTCAAGGGTTACAATAGGATTTAAGCCTATTCTAAATAGTAGGTATTCATACACACAATTATGGTAATTTTTAAAATGCTACTATAGAACCATTGAAATTCTTAAGAACAAAATTTAGGGTAAATTGCAAAACCCACCCTAAAATATGGTGGTAGTTGCAATTACacatttaaacttttaattatgaaaattaagtcctaaatttttataaatgttaaattagacccaaaaatgataaaattaaaattcaactcTTATACTTATACAATTGTTAAAATTCATACAATCATGTAAGTTTGAAGTTATAATTTGactcaattttaatatttatgtaattttgaaGGTTCAACTTTTAAAActgaaagtttaagggtataatTGCAACTATCACTATATTTAAGgggtggtttttgcaatttactcaaaaaattaaaaaaaaatgaaattgtataAAGCCTTGCAACAATTGAAAACCCAGTACCATCCACATGTTTTCTTAAAACCATCCAAACttgttcatttttaaaattttttctaaaatattcaaaataaaaattttccattCTTTTCAATAGAATATCatcacaaattatttataatagaatagaagttcaaaaaataaaaataaatactagACAAATTTAGGCTTGTGCATACCTTAATTTTCAGATATATAACACCTTTCTTCTATCAACACTTCAAGTTTTTTTCCCCAATTTCTTTTAGAGACTTTCTCtctcttaaataaataaagaaataaggCCACAAATCAATACAAGGAGTTCCATTCATCACAAGCTTAATTGTATGTAtttatagagagagaaaatagtgtgtaaagagaagaaaagtcaCAAAAAGGAATGTTCAATGAAACTAACATATAATTTTGCTTCAAGAAAATGGATCTAAGTGCTACAACTTGTCAAATTTGAACCATTCTTCCCAAGaagaaattagatttttattacattataatataaaacatatgGTTTAATAGCATAAACCATATCTATTAATCTATTGgttaaatagtttaaatttaGGGTATATTTGGTTTagctttttaaaatatttaattttgaaaaataagtcattttagaccaaattaaagTGTTGGCGACCcttaaaaataacttttgaaatagttacaaaatgtattttaaatcatttttataaataataatgactttttttaaaaaaaaatctctaatcAATCTAAATATGACCTTAATTAGtcacttaaattttgaaactttcaaTAAGGTGTTCAGAGACAATTTCGATAAAAATGTCAAATCTTGagctttaaattttgaatcatttgtCCCTTTCTAACTCGATGAATGTTTTCTAGTTgcatttcatattttcaatgtttttgagatttgtgtctaatagtagattttaaaattttgttatttattattatttttttaatttcttactTTAACAATTGTGAGGATGGAGGATCAAACCTCCCACACCTCTAGAATGAATCGGGTTACATCTcaactattattttatttgttccTTTTAATTTAGAGAGATATTTGATGTTATAAATTTCGTatctttattattaatatacaaTATGTTATACACATTTtacttttattagaaaataaaataagttcatAACATTATCAAAGGTTTTATTAATTatgtattttgaaattttaatttcaaatttatgatATTCTtaaattgttttgaaaattttcgaTCCCATAATTCAAGAACCGctttaaaaataaatgtcacaataatattaattagttagaatcacattttgaatgtttttgaaatttatgtttagTTGCTTTGATATCTTGATCTCGGATTGTGGGATCACTTGttattgtataataatatcacatattctaaaaaaaaataataaaacaaaatctaaattacaTACTAAATCGCACGGAATATTTCCATCCCTAAAAGTCATTTATAATTGCTTAACTCATTATTGATTTTGCTCgctttatttatattttcactaaatcaatttcaattttattataatttatgattttttaactTAATAGATAAATTAAAACTATCGCAATCAAcctggtttggttttttttaatgatttaatgATTTAATCTTTGATTTGATAGGTTAAATTCCTAAACTAATTTGATTTTGCATCGGAATGTAATATGAGTAAACTATAGGTGTGAAGTACACATTTCATCTCTAAAGTTTGAAAGAGGTTTCTATTTGGTTTTTAAGTTTCAAACCGAACATCT
This DNA window, taken from Benincasa hispida cultivar B227 chromosome 6, ASM972705v1, whole genome shotgun sequence, encodes the following:
- the LOC120080438 gene encoding LOW QUALITY PROTEIN: disease resistance protein At4g27190-like (The sequence of the model RefSeq protein was modified relative to this genomic sequence to represent the inferred CDS: inserted 7 bases in 4 codons) is translated as MEICAGAIVNPIGEKITNCTVDPVFRQLDYLLHFRSNVNELKDQGKKLVETRDFVQHSVDTAKSNGDDIEIMVTEWLSIAGQFTEDVDRFFNEANGRSLRWWNMLSRHRLSRGASXKAIEGGSFERVGFRKPPQEIMTLNNNKKFEAFESRVSILKEIIEALGDANASVIVVHGMGGVGKTTLVEEIARLVKEGKLFDAIAMVTVKQNPNVKRIQGEIADQLGLKFEEEKERVRADRLRRRLEMEKKVLVILDDVWIKLDLEAVGISSHHKGCKILVTSRKDDVFFNDFGTQKNIKINILSKREARNFFNKMVCDPVESSNDTDPEMEAVATELADECGGLPLSLATVGQASKGKGRPRWNDALQEMKFPDQPNNYGVNKATYLSLKLSYKSLNRDEARSLFLLCSLFPEDYPINIKYLLMYAMGLGLLNSMSSLAVAKWRILSLVDELKTSHLLLDGADSDFVKMHDIVRDTAILIASKTKSKYLVRHGAGESLWPPMDEFKDYTAISLGCSDHSELPEFICPQLRFLLLVGKRTSLRLPEIFFAGMQELRVLDLTGLCIQRLPSSINQLVNLQTLCLDDCVLPDMSIVGELKKLEILSLRASDIIALPRVIGELTNLKMLNLSDCSKLKVIPANLLSRLTGLSELYMDNSFKHWNVGQMEEGNINASISELDNLPRLTTLHVHIPNPIILPNASLFRQLSGYRILIGDGWDWSGKYETPKTLKLKLDTSIQRQDAIQALLENTEDLYLDELESVKNILFSLDHKGYPKLKCLRVNNNVEIVSVVKSDNMQHLHSAFPLLESLFLKNLAKLGSICRRRLPQMSCNLKRVEVESCNRLKFVFPSFMGRGLIHLQKLEISECDVMETSKETDMHGDKWDEKNMIEFPELRSLILQHLPELMGFYCHDCITVPSTKMHSHQTIYTIEPRFHPLLKQQVSFPKLETLKLYALNMGXDQLPSSFYGFKNLTSLXVESCASIKYLMTISVAKSLVNLERLEINNCKLMTAIIISEDKDLDNPSKSTLQTEDVFPSLESLVISRMDALETLWHNEASSGSFTKLKKVDIRHCKKXNYMLNRVTNLERLNVTDCSSLVEIFQVKMPIINGNQVASIAANHLKELKLLRLPKLKHIWSSDPHRFLSYPSLQLVHTIHCQSLLNLFPVSIARDLIRLEELKIQFCGVEEIVAKRGDNGDGDGDGDASFVLSGLTSLCLWNLFEFKRFYPGRYTLDCPSLTSLDVRHCKSFKLMEGTLENSSLSSAVEKSTKRSIR